A portion of the Candidatus Neomarinimicrobiota bacterium genome contains these proteins:
- a CDS encoding Gfo/Idh/MocA family oxidoreductase — MLNIALIGCGRISKNHFASIKHFPDDLKLVAVCDIVKEQAETAGKEQGVDWYTDYSEMLNRGDIDVVSVCTPSGLHPAHGIQAAKAGCHVITEKPMGITLPSVDELIHTCDHEGVNLFVVKQNRLNTTMQLLKRALDKDRFGQIYMVQSNVFWMRPQEYYDMAKWRGTWEFDGGAFMNQASHYVDALQWLIGPVDHVMAETATLARHIEAEDTGSAILRFRNGVIGNMNVTMLTYPKNFEGSITVIGEKGTVKVGGIAINKIEKWDFAEYDDDDAIIEKSNYNPPNVYGFGHIPYYENVIKVLKGESEPNTDGRSGRKSLELILAIYQSAKTGKRVSLPL, encoded by the coding sequence ATGTTGAATATTGCCCTTATCGGTTGCGGACGGATTTCTAAAAACCATTTTGCGTCCATTAAACACTTTCCGGATGATTTAAAGCTGGTAGCCGTGTGTGATATTGTGAAAGAACAGGCAGAAACGGCGGGAAAAGAGCAGGGGGTGGACTGGTACACAGATTATTCTGAAATGCTGAACCGGGGGGATATTGATGTGGTGTCCGTCTGTACACCCAGCGGCCTCCATCCGGCACATGGTATTCAGGCGGCAAAGGCAGGCTGTCATGTAATTACGGAAAAACCCATGGGCATTACTCTGCCTTCCGTGGATGAGTTGATTCATACCTGCGATCATGAGGGAGTCAACCTGTTTGTCGTGAAACAAAACCGCCTGAACACGACCATGCAACTGCTGAAACGGGCTCTGGACAAAGACCGGTTCGGACAGATTTATATGGTCCAGAGCAATGTGTTCTGGATGCGTCCCCAGGAATACTATGATATGGCCAAGTGGCGGGGGACCTGGGAATTTGACGGCGGCGCCTTTATGAACCAGGCCTCCCACTATGTGGATGCCCTTCAGTGGCTTATCGGTCCCGTGGACCACGTGATGGCTGAAACAGCTACCCTGGCCCGCCATATTGAAGCTGAAGACACAGGTTCTGCCATCCTCCGTTTCCGCAATGGCGTGATTGGTAATATGAATGTAACCATGTTGACGTATCCGAAAAATTTTGAGGGATCAATAACGGTGATCGGTGAAAAAGGAACCGTAAAAGTTGGGGGTATAGCCATAAATAAAATCGAGAAATGGGACTTTGCCGAATATGATGACGATGATGCCATTATTGAAAAAAGCAATTACAATCCACCCAATGTGTACGGGTTCGGGCACATTCCCTATTATGAAAATGTGATCAAGGTCCTGAAAGGGGAGAGCGAACCCAATACAGACGGCCGTAGCGGACGAAAATCCCTGGAACTTATCCTGGCTATTTATCAATCCGCCAAAACCGGTAAACGGGTCAGCCTGCCTCTCTGA
- a CDS encoding N-acetyltransferase → MPEDKKYFVHKSSYVDEGVEIGEGTKIWHFSHIQKGAKIGPGCTLGQNVNVANNVVIGKYVKIQNNVSVYEGVELEDYVFCGPSMVFTNVLDPRSEFPQRGSQFYHKTLVKKSASIGANATIVCGITIGRYAFIGAGSVITKDVPDHALMVGIPARRIGWVCECAKRLTFDEKGKAICSSCGKTYHLSENKVTRLS, encoded by the coding sequence ATGCCTGAAGATAAAAAATATTTTGTTCATAAATCATCTTATGTGGATGAAGGGGTTGAAATCGGTGAAGGGACAAAGATCTGGCACTTTTCCCATATTCAGAAAGGGGCGAAAATCGGTCCGGGATGCACCCTGGGACAAAATGTGAACGTTGCCAATAATGTGGTTATCGGGAAATATGTAAAAATTCAGAATAATGTGAGTGTATATGAAGGGGTGGAACTGGAGGATTATGTTTTCTGCGGTCCTTCCATGGTCTTTACCAATGTACTCGATCCCCGGAGTGAATTTCCCCAGCGGGGTTCACAATTCTATCATAAAACCCTGGTAAAAAAATCAGCCTCTATCGGGGCCAATGCCACCATCGTCTGTGGCATTACTATCGGCCGCTATGCCTTTATCGGTGCCGGATCGGTGATTACCAAAGATGTTCCCGATCATGCCCTCATGGTGGGTATTCCCGCCCGGCGCATCGGTTGGGTGTGTGAATGCGCCAAGCGGCTTACATTTGATGAAAAGGGTAAGGCAATATGTTCAAGCTGCGGTAAAACCTATCATCTCTCCGAAAATAAAGTGACCCGTCTTTCATGA
- a CDS encoding glycosyltransferase family 4 protein has product MNLSPHVLILTQYFPPEAGAAASRMSDYALLLKDAGFKVSVVCERPAYFIRRNVKSKNVEIWNGINVYRSWVMVNKRSTNKDRSFFYLSFMLSGIWRSLWIDKPDVIWVTSPPLTTAVAGRIISRLRRIPYILDVRDLWPDSVIELDAMKNRFFIRILEGLERWVYKGAKVISLAVPGFRERITGKIKQEPDFVDLPNGVPDFMLTEPARPVFFQNAIEGKFVVLFSGNMGIAQGLDRIIDAAKLLKSNEEIMFVFVGDGVKKAELEQEAQKNQLKNVIFVESQARSEMPSIISAAHIGLVPLKNVDLFTNALPSKMFEYLARKVPLVTNIPGEAADFITNHQCGVVLPPDHNAHDLARTLSNLAADREKCKAMGKAGYAVIRESFTRKYFVQRLIEKFQKS; this is encoded by the coding sequence ATGAATTTATCCCCCCACGTCTTAATTCTTACCCAGTATTTTCCTCCGGAAGCCGGCGCTGCTGCATCCCGGATGAGTGATTACGCACTTTTATTAAAGGATGCAGGCTTTAAGGTCAGCGTGGTGTGTGAACGCCCGGCCTACTTTATCCGCCGGAATGTGAAAAGCAAAAATGTGGAGATCTGGAACGGGATCAACGTATACCGGTCCTGGGTGATGGTAAATAAACGCTCTACCAATAAAGACCGGTCTTTTTTTTACCTTTCATTCATGCTCTCGGGAATCTGGCGCTCTTTATGGATTGATAAACCGGATGTGATCTGGGTGACTTCGCCGCCGTTAACCACGGCTGTGGCAGGGCGGATCATCTCCCGGCTCCGGCGAATACCCTATATTCTGGATGTGCGGGATCTGTGGCCTGATTCGGTGATTGAACTGGATGCCATGAAGAACCGGTTTTTTATCCGTATCCTGGAAGGACTGGAACGGTGGGTTTACAAGGGCGCGAAAGTTATATCTCTGGCTGTTCCCGGTTTCAGGGAACGGATAACGGGTAAAATAAAACAGGAACCGGATTTTGTAGATCTTCCCAACGGGGTGCCGGATTTTATGCTCACCGAACCTGCCCGGCCGGTTTTTTTTCAAAATGCCATCGAAGGAAAATTTGTGGTCCTCTTCAGCGGGAATATGGGTATTGCCCAGGGACTGGACCGGATTATCGATGCGGCAAAATTGCTGAAGTCCAATGAAGAGATTATGTTTGTTTTTGTGGGGGATGGGGTTAAAAAGGCCGAACTGGAACAAGAAGCACAAAAGAATCAATTGAAAAATGTCATTTTTGTGGAATCCCAGGCACGGTCTGAAATGCCCTCTATCATCAGTGCCGCCCATATTGGACTCGTACCGCTGAAGAATGTGGATCTGTTTACCAATGCCCTTCCCAGCAAAATGTTTGAATACCTGGCCCGGAAAGTGCCATTGGTGACCAACATTCCCGGTGAGGCGGCGGATTTTATCACGAATCATCAATGCGGTGTGGTTTTACCTCCCGATCATAATGCGCACGATCTGGCCAGGACCCTGAGCAATCTGGCGGCCGACCGGGAAAAGTGCAAGGCCATGGGCAAGGCAGGCTATGCTGTGATCCGGGAATCCTTTACGCGGAAATATTTTGTACAGCGATTAATTGAAAAATTCCAGAAGAGTTGA
- a CDS encoding four helix bundle protein has translation MAKSIIAEKTLDFSVNVVKASQFLNQEKYEYDISRQLKRAGTSIGANVSEALNASSRKDFIHKMTLALKEANEAFYWI, from the coding sequence ATGGCTAAAAGTATTATTGCTGAAAAGACGTTGGATTTCTCGGTGAATGTTGTCAAGGCATCCCAATTTTTAAATCAGGAAAAGTATGAATATGATATATCTCGTCAACTTAAAAGAGCCGGAACATCTATTGGAGCCAATGTATCAGAAGCTCTGAATGCTTCATCCCGGAAAGATTTTATTCATAAAATGACCCTTGCTTTAAAAGAAGCCAATGAAGCCTTCTATTGGATTTAA
- the wecB gene encoding UDP-N-acetylglucosamine 2-epimerase (non-hydrolyzing), translated as MTYTIATIIGARPQFIKEAPLALALRKYFKEIIIHTGQHYDRNMSRVFFEDMGIPEPDYHLNIGSGRHGEQTGRMLAAIEEVLIKEKPDYVLVYGDTNSTIAGALAAVKLQIPVGHIEAGLRSFNRSMPEEINRIATDRIADHLFCPTEHAVSLLSKEGMTSNTYLTGDVMYDACLHFLPLSEQKSDIVRSLGLANKEFLLLTIHRPSNTDDPETFLSILKSVAGSPWPVVFPCHPRTKKVMNHPESRHILSKAKHLKIIEPVGFLDMLQLENHALKILTDSGGVQKEAFFMGKPCITLRTETEWLETVEAGYNVITGADPDKITRAIHSFHPDHEREHYYGDGQAAQKITEQIKKVLIS; from the coding sequence ATGACATATACCATTGCGACAATTATCGGCGCCAGACCTCAGTTCATTAAAGAAGCTCCCCTGGCACTGGCTCTCCGGAAATATTTTAAAGAAATAATCATCCATACCGGCCAGCACTACGACCGGAATATGTCCCGTGTATTTTTTGAAGACATGGGCATCCCTGAACCGGATTATCATCTGAATATCGGTTCGGGACGCCACGGCGAACAAACCGGCAGGATGCTGGCTGCCATTGAAGAGGTTTTGATAAAAGAAAAGCCGGATTATGTTCTGGTTTACGGTGATACCAATTCCACCATTGCCGGAGCTTTGGCCGCGGTAAAACTTCAAATTCCGGTGGGGCATATTGAAGCCGGACTTCGTTCATTTAACCGGTCCATGCCGGAAGAAATTAACCGTATCGCCACCGACCGCATTGCCGACCACCTTTTTTGTCCTACGGAACATGCCGTGTCACTTCTGAGTAAAGAAGGTATGACATCAAATACTTATCTCACCGGCGACGTGATGTACGATGCCTGTCTGCATTTTTTGCCCCTTTCGGAACAGAAATCGGATATTGTCCGTTCATTGGGACTGGCCAATAAAGAGTTTCTATTATTGACTATTCACCGTCCCTCCAATACAGATGATCCCGAAACGTTCTTATCCATCCTGAAATCTGTAGCCGGGAGTCCATGGCCTGTGGTTTTTCCATGCCATCCCCGAACCAAAAAAGTGATGAATCATCCTGAAAGCCGGCATATTTTGTCCAAAGCAAAACACCTGAAAATTATAGAACCGGTGGGTTTCCTGGATATGCTCCAATTGGAAAACCATGCATTGAAAATTCTCACCGATTCCGGAGGTGTACAAAAAGAAGCTTTTTTCATGGGCAAACCCTGTATCACCCTCCGGACTGAGACGGAATGGCTTGAAACGGTGGAAGCCGGGTATAACGTGATTACCGGCGCCGATCCGGATAAAATTACCCGGGCGATCCACTCATTCCACCCGGATCATGAAAGGGAGCATTATTACGGGGACGGTCAGGCCGCCCAAAAAATAACGGAACAAATAAAAAAGGTTTTGATATCATGA
- a CDS encoding sugar transferase, whose protein sequence is MRKSRLVINTMLSDFLASVAALYITYLFRFKLNLFNSPIELYTTDLILPATVLYLYWLIIFLWNGLYSFPLAPSRTDENFRVFKTIFFGMIVLFLITFDLNHPIVSTRLTLLIYWFLLSILTSLGRIFFITLQRKRFERGIGLTPTLIVGYNDFGFNIYDKIKQYPALGYKIVGFVTLNPDNIGKTYKNVEVIGDLEELPDLIRSRHIGELVIAFDTGNHERLLDVVDKVGRMDVGLKIIPDMYDIISGQARTNQIYGFPLIDIFPQLMPQWEKAFKRLLDVVVSSITLLILLPFFPLIVLAIYIDSPGPVFYRQERVGKNGKIFKMIKFRTMIPDAEKETGPVWSQKKDPRITRVGYFLRKTRLDEIPQFINVLQGDMSLVGPRPERPVFVDQFIKTIPLYRHRLKMKPGITGWAQTMHKYDESFEDVKKKLEYDLYYLENMSLKLDFKIIMNTFATVFTAKGQ, encoded by the coding sequence ATGAGAAAATCCCGGCTGGTCATCAATACCATGCTTTCTGACTTCCTTGCTTCCGTGGCTGCACTCTATATCACATATCTGTTCCGCTTTAAACTGAATCTTTTTAACAGTCCCATCGAGCTTTATACCACAGATCTGATTCTGCCGGCAACCGTGCTCTACCTTTACTGGCTTATTATCTTTCTCTGGAATGGCCTTTACAGTTTTCCTCTGGCACCGTCCCGGACCGATGAAAATTTCCGGGTCTTTAAAACAATATTCTTTGGGATGATCGTTCTCTTTCTGATTACTTTCGATTTGAACCACCCCATTGTTTCCACCCGTCTGACCCTGCTGATTTACTGGTTCCTCTTATCCATTCTTACATCCCTGGGAAGGATTTTTTTTATCACCCTCCAAAGAAAACGCTTTGAGCGGGGGATTGGGCTCACACCGACACTGATTGTGGGTTATAATGATTTCGGTTTTAACATTTATGACAAAATCAAGCAATACCCTGCTCTTGGCTATAAAATTGTCGGTTTTGTGACACTGAACCCTGACAATATCGGAAAGACCTACAAAAATGTGGAGGTGATCGGGGATTTGGAAGAACTGCCTGATCTTATCCGGAGCCGGCATATCGGTGAGTTGGTGATTGCTTTCGATACGGGGAATCATGAGCGGCTGCTGGATGTGGTGGATAAAGTGGGACGCATGGATGTGGGACTAAAAATCATCCCGGATATGTACGACATCATTTCCGGTCAGGCCCGGACAAACCAGATTTACGGATTTCCCCTCATCGATATTTTCCCTCAGCTTATGCCCCAATGGGAAAAGGCTTTCAAGCGCCTGCTTGATGTGGTGGTTTCTTCCATAACACTGTTAATTCTCCTTCCGTTTTTTCCTCTGATTGTTCTGGCTATATATATTGATTCGCCAGGCCCTGTTTTTTACCGGCAGGAACGGGTGGGAAAAAACGGAAAAATCTTTAAAATGATCAAATTCCGCACCATGATCCCTGATGCAGAAAAAGAAACGGGGCCTGTCTGGTCTCAGAAAAAGGATCCCCGGATTACCCGTGTGGGATATTTTCTCAGGAAGACCCGCTTGGATGAAATCCCCCAGTTTATTAATGTGTTGCAGGGAGATATGAGTCTTGTAGGCCCCAGACCCGAACGGCCTGTTTTTGTGGATCAGTTCATTAAAACCATTCCCCTCTATCGCCACCGGCTGAAAATGAAACCGGGGATTACAGGCTGGGCCCAAACCATGCATAAATACGACGAATCCTTCGAGGATGTGAAAAAAAAGCTGGAATATGATCTCTACTATCTGGAAAATATGTCCCTGAAACTGGATTTTAAAATTATCATGAATACCTTTGCCACCGTCTTTACGGCAAAGGGACAATAA
- a CDS encoding DegT/DnrJ/EryC1/StrS family aminotransferase, protein MSRNIPLLDLQKEFKTLKPELMPALEEVLTSARFIMGPQLDELSGHIQSLLGVKHHIPCANGTDALLIALKALGIKAGDEVITTPFTFVATAETIAFTGAVPVFTDIRSDTCLMDTDLIEERITEKTKAIIPVHLFGQMVPMEPVMKIAEKYGLKVIEDTAQAIGAAQNGHFAGTVGDIGTISYFPSKNLGAYGDAGGLITHDDSLAETCALIANHGQAHKYEHHLIGLNSRMDSLQAAILNVKIKYLKGWNKLRAERAMWYKKYLDPSVETPVTVPGNTHIYHQYTIKTDHRNALKDYLAEQGIATAVHYPIPLNKQPAIVALKLHGFPTPVAAETAQRVLSLPMNQYLSEDDIRYVADKVNTFLKTKR, encoded by the coding sequence ATGTCACGGAATATCCCCCTGCTGGATTTGCAAAAAGAATTTAAAACATTGAAACCGGAACTCATGCCGGCCCTGGAAGAGGTGCTGACTTCAGCTCGCTTTATTATGGGACCCCAACTGGATGAATTGAGCGGCCATATTCAGTCCCTTTTGGGTGTGAAACACCACATTCCCTGTGCCAACGGGACCGATGCTCTGCTGATTGCTTTGAAAGCCCTGGGTATCAAGGCTGGAGATGAAGTGATAACCACGCCCTTTACCTTTGTGGCTACGGCGGAAACCATTGCCTTTACCGGTGCTGTGCCCGTTTTTACCGATATCCGTTCCGATACATGTCTGATGGATACGGACCTCATTGAAGAACGGATCACGGAGAAAACAAAGGCGATTATTCCTGTCCACCTCTTCGGACAGATGGTTCCCATGGAACCGGTGATGAAAATCGCAGAAAAATACGGTTTGAAAGTCATCGAGGATACAGCCCAGGCTATCGGAGCTGCTCAAAATGGACATTTTGCCGGGACCGTTGGAGATATTGGCACGATTTCCTATTTTCCCAGTAAAAATCTGGGAGCTTATGGTGATGCCGGCGGACTGATTACCCATGATGACTCCCTTGCGGAAACCTGTGCTCTGATTGCCAATCACGGTCAGGCCCATAAGTATGAGCATCACCTCATCGGTCTCAACAGCCGGATGGATTCTTTGCAGGCGGCTATCCTGAATGTAAAAATCAAATATCTGAAAGGGTGGAACAAGCTGCGGGCGGAAAGAGCAATGTGGTATAAAAAATACCTTGATCCCTCGGTGGAAACACCGGTGACTGTCCCCGGAAATACCCATATCTATCATCAATATACCATCAAAACAGATCACCGGAATGCTCTCAAAGATTACCTGGCTGAACAGGGCATTGCCACGGCTGTCCATTATCCCATTCCTCTGAATAAACAGCCTGCGATTGTAGCACTCAAGCTTCACGGATTTCCTACACCTGTAGCCGCCGAAACCGCACAACGGGTCCTTTCACTGCCCATGAACCAGTACCTGAGCGAGGATGATATCCGGTATGTCGCTGATAAAGTGAACACCTTTCTGAAAACAAAGCGATAA
- the serS gene encoding serine--tRNA ligase: MLDIHVIRAEPERIAEALRKKNVDADLKTLLEKDRHHRELSKETDDLKHLRNTVTRQINDKKRQKLDASAEIQEMRKVSARIKENDQRIMELQEEIRDHLIRLPNTPHESVPVGQTEKDNVEIRRWGTFRNFSFKPKDHLTLGESLGLFDFHRGAKISGSGFPLYTGKGARLERALLNFMLDVHTQEHGYTEIYPPFLVNSASATGTGQLPKMADDMYYLEDDDLWLIPTAEVPVTNIHREEIIPLENLPVKYTAYSGCFRREAGSYGKDTRGFQRLHQFNKVELVQFCHPDESYETLEKIVEHAEVILQRLELPYRVVELCSADLSFAAAKCYDIELWSPAEEKWLEVSSCSNFEDFQARRSQIRFKDTDGKNHFVHTLNGSGVATPRLLIGILENYQNKDGSIRIPEALKNYTGFDTIA; the protein is encoded by the coding sequence ATGCTGGATATTCATGTGATCAGGGCGGAACCGGAACGGATTGCAGAAGCCCTTCGCAAAAAAAATGTGGACGCCGATCTGAAAACCCTTCTGGAAAAAGACAGACATCACCGGGAATTGAGTAAAGAAACCGATGATCTTAAACACCTGAGAAATACGGTTACACGACAGATTAATGATAAAAAGCGGCAGAAACTGGATGCGTCTGCTGAAATTCAGGAAATGCGCAAGGTCAGTGCCCGAATCAAGGAAAACGATCAGCGGATTATGGAATTGCAGGAAGAAATCCGTGATCACCTGATCCGTCTGCCTAATACTCCCCATGAATCAGTCCCCGTGGGACAGACGGAAAAGGATAATGTGGAAATCCGCCGCTGGGGAACTTTTCGGAACTTTTCCTTTAAACCTAAAGACCATCTGACATTGGGGGAATCCCTGGGGCTTTTTGATTTTCACCGGGGAGCCAAAATCAGCGGGAGCGGATTTCCCTTATATACTGGCAAAGGTGCACGGCTGGAACGGGCTTTGTTGAATTTTATGCTCGACGTGCATACACAGGAGCATGGCTATACGGAAATCTATCCTCCGTTTCTGGTCAATTCCGCCAGTGCCACCGGGACAGGGCAGTTACCGAAAATGGCAGATGACATGTATTATCTGGAGGATGATGACCTGTGGTTGATTCCCACGGCTGAGGTGCCGGTCACAAACATTCACCGGGAAGAAATTATCCCCCTGGAAAACCTTCCCGTCAAATATACCGCTTATTCGGGATGTTTCCGCCGTGAAGCCGGATCTTATGGCAAGGATACACGGGGCTTTCAGCGCCTGCATCAGTTTAATAAGGTTGAACTGGTCCAGTTTTGCCATCCTGACGAGTCCTATGAAACACTGGAAAAGATTGTGGAACATGCCGAAGTGATTTTACAAAGACTCGAACTGCCGTACCGGGTGGTGGAATTGTGCTCCGCCGACCTGAGTTTTGCCGCCGCAAAGTGCTATGATATCGAGCTCTGGTCCCCGGCGGAAGAAAAATGGCTTGAGGTTTCCAGTTGCAGCAATTTCGAGGATTTTCAGGCCCGAAGAAGTCAGATCCGCTTCAAGGATACTGACGGCAAGAATCATTTTGTTCATACCCTGAACGGTTCGGGTGTGGCTACTCCGCGGCTCCTCATTGGAATCCTGGAAAATTATCAGAACAAAGACGGGAGCATTCGCATTCCGGAAGCTCTAAAAAACTATACCGGCTTTGACACCATCGCATAG
- a CDS encoding 1-acyl-sn-glycerol-3-phosphate acyltransferase, translating into MILRFLTILRSLWSVTNLLVSTLFCGLASLVIIPFPFKHPVFNRIVRFWARWNLLTAGIRVKIHGRENIRESSYIIVSNHESALDVFVIFAKIPLNFRMVSKIGMLKLPLVGFVMKKLLFPFVDRTKSDEAIESMNSTFVKLRQHGLSICVFPEGTRHGGKKILPFKKGAFVLALEHQLPILPVILRGAGDMTPVGSLWVRPGRILMDILPPLETRNLSVEDRDELLQQTETLFKEFLRKQNYLP; encoded by the coding sequence ATGATACTCCGTTTCCTCACCATTTTACGGTCCCTGTGGTCTGTCACCAATCTGCTTGTTTCAACCCTCTTTTGCGGACTGGCATCCCTTGTTATCATTCCCTTTCCTTTTAAACATCCCGTCTTTAACAGAATTGTCCGTTTTTGGGCCCGGTGGAATCTCCTGACGGCAGGAATCCGGGTGAAAATCCACGGCCGGGAGAATATCCGCGAATCCTCCTATATTATTGTCAGTAACCACGAAAGTGCTCTGGATGTGTTTGTTATCTTTGCCAAAATCCCCCTCAATTTCCGAATGGTCTCCAAAATCGGCATGCTGAAATTACCCCTGGTGGGATTCGTCATGAAAAAACTTCTCTTTCCTTTTGTGGATCGGACCAAAAGCGATGAAGCCATTGAATCCATGAATTCCACCTTTGTCAAACTTCGGCAACACGGCCTTTCCATCTGTGTATTTCCCGAGGGAACCCGCCACGGTGGAAAAAAAATTCTCCCCTTTAAAAAGGGGGCTTTTGTCCTGGCATTGGAACATCAACTTCCCATCCTGCCGGTTATTCTCCGGGGGGCAGGGGATATGACACCTGTCGGATCCCTGTGGGTCCGGCCGGGAAGGATCCTTATGGATATTTTACCTCCCCTGGAGACAAGGAACCTCTCTGTTGAGGACCGGGATGAGCTTCTGCAGCAAACAGAGACACTCTTTAAGGAATTTTTGAGAAAACAGAACTATCTGCCGTGA
- a CDS encoding DUF2851 family protein, translated as MTSLWKQKLETLDGDLIQVVSPGSWNRHEGPDFRDALLFIGDAIREGDIEIHYQNGDWYHHGHHRDPAYNRVVLHVIFSRIDHSRVVVNSRGEQIPICLADYETLSDIPFESVCNPFRKNQEEFFRILQRFGFKRLNLKVDYIRRRRTRFSLDLLCWWGLFQSSGLKANRSSFNRLFLSFPWEDYLSGRMGKGEIDPLLKYLAGFNDANHLSDRYSHLQVPQELRWVRLGVRPASYPENRLAWLAAFLKKLYGKSIFSYCMEQLGKKGVSKRFWHCFFQSGSADCREPGETLSVELAMNALIPVLLASIEPNAGIRDAILKWIETVSVGEYRLSRRFYNRHGVDKKNSLRRKWVNQQGILYIYERFCSQDLADLCPLCNQKEDV; from the coding sequence GTGACATCATTATGGAAACAAAAGCTGGAGACTCTCGACGGCGATCTGATTCAGGTTGTCAGTCCCGGGAGCTGGAACCGCCATGAAGGCCCGGATTTCAGAGATGCCCTGCTTTTTATCGGAGACGCAATCCGGGAGGGGGATATTGAAATCCATTACCAAAACGGGGACTGGTATCATCATGGGCATCACCGGGATCCGGCCTACAACCGGGTTGTGCTCCATGTGATTTTTTCCCGGATAGACCATTCCCGGGTTGTCGTGAACAGCCGGGGAGAACAGATCCCGATATGTTTGGCAGACTATGAGACATTGAGTGATATCCCCTTTGAATCCGTCTGTAATCCTTTCCGGAAAAATCAGGAGGAATTTTTCAGGATTCTGCAAAGATTTGGTTTTAAACGGCTGAATCTTAAGGTGGATTATATCCGGCGGCGCCGGACCCGTTTCAGTCTGGATCTGCTTTGCTGGTGGGGACTCTTTCAGTCTTCCGGATTAAAAGCCAACCGCTCTTCCTTTAACCGGCTCTTTTTATCCTTTCCCTGGGAGGATTATTTATCAGGAAGAATGGGTAAGGGAGAGATTGATCCCCTGCTGAAATACCTGGCAGGATTCAATGATGCGAATCACTTGAGCGACAGATATTCGCATCTGCAGGTACCACAAGAGCTCCGGTGGGTCCGCCTGGGCGTTCGGCCTGCCTCGTACCCTGAAAATCGACTGGCATGGCTGGCGGCTTTTTTGAAAAAATTGTATGGGAAATCCATCTTTTCATATTGTATGGAACAGCTCGGGAAAAAAGGCGTTTCCAAACGTTTCTGGCACTGCTTTTTCCAGTCCGGGTCTGCTGATTGCCGGGAACCGGGAGAGACTCTTTCCGTTGAACTTGCCATGAATGCCCTGATCCCGGTGTTGCTGGCATCCATAGAGCCGAATGCCGGCATCCGGGATGCAATCCTGAAGTGGATTGAAACAGTATCTGTCGGTGAATACAGACTCTCCCGGCGTTTCTATAATCGGCATGGCGTGGATAAAAAAAATTCACTACGGAGAAAGTGGGTAAACCAGCAGGGAATTCTGTATATTTATGAACGTTTTTGTTCACAGGATCTGGCAGATCTGTGTCCCCTGTGCAATCAGAAGGAGGATGTGTGA
- the rfaE2 gene encoding D-glycero-beta-D-manno-heptose 1-phosphate adenylyltransferase, which yields MIPEELKDIWTNAREQVRAWQQNGQTVVFTNGCFDILHVGHIRYLTAAAALGDHLVIGLNTDASVRKLKGPGRPVQNENDRAEILLALSAVDLVVPFSQETPLEIITWLKPDILVKGGDYTPDTIVGAREVVSWGGKVLTLPYYEGKSTTGILKKM from the coding sequence GTGATTCCCGAAGAACTGAAAGATATCTGGACTAATGCCCGTGAGCAGGTTCGTGCCTGGCAGCAAAACGGGCAGACGGTTGTTTTTACCAACGGGTGTTTTGACATTCTTCATGTGGGGCACATCCGCTATCTGACCGCTGCCGCTGCTCTTGGGGATCATTTGGTCATCGGTCTCAATACGGATGCATCCGTGCGGAAACTGAAAGGTCCCGGCCGGCCGGTCCAGAATGAAAATGACCGGGCTGAAATCCTTTTGGCTCTTTCGGCGGTGGATTTGGTGGTTCCCTTTTCACAGGAAACCCCTCTTGAAATTATCACCTGGTTAAAACCGGATATTCTCGTCAAAGGCGGGGATTATACACCGGATACCATCGTCGGTGCCCGGGAAGTTGTCAGCTGGGGCGGAAAAGTGTTGACACTACCCTATTATGAGGGGAAATCCACCACCGGCATTCTGAAAAAAATGTAA